GCCATTATCGATGAGGGTTGTACGATCGGTAAGGGAACCAGAATATGGCACTTTTCCCATATTATGACCGGCGCTGTTATTGGCCGGTTATGTAATATAGGGCAAAATGTATTCATTGCATCCGGCGTCAGGCTGGGTGCTAATGTCAAGGTTCAGAATAATGTATCTATTTACACCGGGGTGATTTGTGAAGATGATGTATTCCTGGGGCCATCGGTGGTTTTTACCAATATCATCAATCCCAGGAGTGCTGTGGTCCGTAAGGATAAGTATACCGGCACATACATCCGAAAGGGAGCTACTGTTGGCGCAAATGCCACAATTATCTGTGGAAATGAGATTGGAGCTTATGCCTTCATCGGTGCAGGTGCAGTGGTCACCCGGCCTGTTCTTCCTTACGCTCTCGTTGTTGGAAATCCGGCCCGCCATGTAGGATGGATGAGTGAGTATGGACATCGTCTTCACTTTGATGATAAAGGTATCGCTATATGCCCGGAAAGCAAAGAGGTTTATATCCTGAAAGATGGCCAGGTCATGAAAAGATAATAAAGCCTGCGTGTTATGAAAAAAAATATGAACAAAGTCAGATTCGCCCTCATCGGAGCAGCCGGATTCATCGCTCCAAGGCATATGAAGGCGATCAAAGAAACCGGCAACGACCTGATAGTTATGCTCGATCCCTGCGATAGTGTCGGCGTAATTGACAGTTATTTTCCCGATGCCGATTTTTTCACCGAACCTGAACGGTTTGACAGGCATATTGATAAGTTGAGA
This sequence is a window from Bacteroidota bacterium. Protein-coding genes within it:
- a CDS encoding acyltransferase, with amino-acid sequence MDKTYYCHETAIIDEGCTIGKGTRIWHFSHIMTGAVIGRLCNIGQNVFIASGVRLGANVKVQNNVSIYTGVICEDDVFLGPSVVFTNIINPRSAVVRKDKYTGTYIRKGATVGANATIICGNEIGAYAFIGAGAVVTRPVLPYALVVGNPARHVGWMSEYGHRLHFDDKGIAICPESKEVYILKDGQVMKR